A part of Dehalogenimonas sp. W genomic DNA contains:
- a CDS encoding AAA family ATPase has translation MSQLPEVITALLQPSQYPDECPQQVELLQTQMSFVLLTGKYAYKIRKPVNLGYVDYSTLEKRKLFGEKELVLNRRLCPGSYVGLVPVVRNHKGKIQLGGEGETLDYAVKMNQLPLTGMMDHLLQTNRLTGDMVAAVARKMAFFHAEAATGGEINRFGSLDTISGNIAENFEQSRPYIGRALSQRQFDALRSYFDRFLADHAAMLDNRIAGDHIRDCHGDLHSAHVNFNGSDICIYDCIEFNDRFRYGDTASEIAFLAMDLDRHGRSDLRQIFVKEYVHASGDRRLYALLKFYQAYRAHIRAKVACFKLDDPFVSPEEKAAELAKAQGYFDLATAYILPRPQLFITTGVTGCGKSTLAAELTRHLGLRHISSDITRKTLAGLAPETPAPAAFGQGLYSPEQTLRTYNAMLNEAGKVLAGGESAILDATFLRRDDRAAALKLAAQYGAEAMIIECRLSEPEQLARLDRRQKEASVSDGCREIYAHQKDRLEPADELPVGRNHVIIDTQDSVEANVRQIVDLLV, from the coding sequence ATGAGCCAGTTGCCTGAAGTTATCACCGCCCTGCTGCAACCGTCCCAATACCCTGATGAATGCCCGCAACAGGTGGAGTTGCTCCAGACCCAGATGTCCTTTGTGTTATTGACCGGTAAGTACGCTTACAAAATCCGAAAACCGGTCAACCTGGGGTATGTGGATTATTCCACGCTGGAAAAGCGCAAACTGTTCGGCGAAAAGGAACTGGTGCTTAATCGCCGGTTGTGCCCCGGCTCTTATGTCGGACTGGTGCCGGTGGTGCGTAATCATAAGGGCAAAATCCAGCTCGGCGGTGAAGGCGAGACGCTTGATTATGCCGTCAAGATGAACCAGTTGCCCTTGACCGGCATGATGGATCATCTGTTGCAAACCAACCGCCTGACCGGCGACATGGTGGCAGCAGTGGCCAGGAAGATGGCCTTTTTTCACGCTGAAGCCGCTACCGGAGGCGAAATCAACCGGTTCGGCTCACTGGACACCATCAGCGGCAATATAGCCGAGAACTTTGAACAGAGCCGGCCGTATATCGGCCGGGCGCTGAGTCAGCGCCAATTTGATGCCTTGCGCAGTTACTTTGACCGGTTCCTGGCGGATCACGCGGCGATGTTGGACAACCGCATTGCCGGCGACCACATCCGGGATTGCCACGGCGATTTACATTCCGCCCACGTCAACTTCAACGGTAGCGACATCTGTATCTATGACTGTATTGAATTCAATGACCGCTTCCGCTACGGCGACACGGCTTCAGAAATTGCCTTTCTGGCAATGGATCTGGACCGTCACGGACGCAGTGACCTGCGGCAAATTTTTGTTAAGGAATATGTTCACGCCAGCGGCGACCGGCGGCTGTACGCACTGCTGAAGTTCTATCAGGCGTATCGCGCTCATATCCGGGCTAAAGTGGCCTGTTTCAAGCTGGACGACCCGTTTGTGTCCCCGGAAGAAAAAGCGGCGGAACTGGCAAAAGCTCAGGGGTATTTTGACCTGGCAACGGCTTACATCCTGCCGCGGCCGCAGCTCTTCATTACCACCGGCGTGACCGGCTGTGGTAAATCAACCCTGGCCGCTGAGCTGACCCGTCACCTGGGACTGAGGCACATTTCCTCTGACATCACCCGCAAAACCCTGGCCGGGCTGGCACCGGAAACGCCGGCGCCGGCGGCATTCGGTCAGGGGCTATATTCTCCGGAACAAACCCTCCGCACCTATAACGCCATGCTGAACGAAGCCGGCAAAGTGCTGGCCGGCGGCGAGTCCGCCATTTTGGACGCAACCTTCCTGCGGCGTGATGACCGGGCGGCTGCCCTGAAGCTGGCAGCCCAATACGGCGCGGAGGCGATGATAATTGAATGCCGGTTGAGCGAGCCGGAGCAACTGGCCCGCCTTGACCGGCGACAGAAAGAGGCAAGTGTTTCCGACGGTTGCCGGGAAATCTATGCCCACCAAAAAGACCGGCTGGAACCGGCGGATGAACTGCCGGTTGGCCGAAATCATGTTATAATTGACACTCAGGACTCTGTTGAAGCGAACGTGCGGCAGATAGTTGACCTCCTGGTTTAA